Part of the Prionailurus bengalensis isolate Pbe53 chromosome B3, Fcat_Pben_1.1_paternal_pri, whole genome shotgun sequence genome is shown below.
GAATTTTAGGCCTTGGGGCTCAGGACAGACTTGGCATGCCTTCCCTCGCCACGGGCAGGGAAGCAAAGGACAGAGAGTTAGGTTGGGAGCTGATGTGGCTTTGATACCATTTCCTCCTTCCAGGTCACCACCTGGTTACAGCTTCAGATACCTCGAATTGAAGATGGGAACAATTTTGGAGTGGCTGTACAGGTGAGAGCACTACCCCACTCCTCTGCCCTCCTTACTGCTTCAGTCCGCACTGTTTTCCACTTTTCCCCTTGCATTCTTTCCCCAGGAGAAGGTGTTTGAGCTGATGACTGCCCTTCACACGAAGCTGGAAGGCTTCCACACGCAAATCTCCAAGTGAGTGACTGCCCACTTGCACCTACATGCATACCCTGCCTTTTCCTTGGACAGAGGCTTgggctccctctcttccttctgctccCAACCCTTCTGCTTCCTACAGGTATTTCTCTGAGCGGGGAGATGCTGTGACCAAAGCAGCCAAGCAGCCCCATGTGGTAGGTGAGGCCCAAGTCAGGGTGCATGGTGGGGGAAGGACACATCTGAAGTCAGACCTGATCCAAGTCTCCCACAGGGTGATTATCGACAGCTGGTGCATGAGCTGGATGAGGCAGAGTACCGGGACATCAGGTTGATGGTCATGGAGATCCGCAATGCTTATGTgaggaagcaggggcaggggtgggcagaggcagCTTTCCCAGGCCACCTACTCCCTGACCCTACAGGCTGGGGGTGAAGGGTGACAGAGCTTAGCCTCTCCACAAGACTAGAAATGGGGTATAGGAGCCACCAGGGGCCTGTGGCTACCCACACTCCTCTCTGGCCCTGTAGGCTGTGTTATATGACATCATCCTGAAGAACTTCGAGAAGCTCAAGAAGCCGAGGggagaaacaaaaggaatgatTTATTGAGAGCCTCTTCTCATCCTGTAATGGGTCCAGCAGAGACCTTCCTATCTCTTACACAGGACTCCAGACTTTCCCCACCTTCAGCCTGTTGAggtttctccctcccctgcctcccaggcccAATAAATAGTCATACCATTGCCCTTCAGCCCAAGTATCTTTATTGGATCCTGAccctttccctcccacctcccagccctgaCTCAGGTATTTCCATTGATGGGACCAACCCATTGGGTGATTTGGGTGTTGAGCTGTTGGTTGGTCCAGTCCTGCCGGATGTCGTCAAGGTGGCAGTCAAAGTCCACAAGGTGCTGGTGGGCCCGGCCCTCCAATAGTGCTCCCACCATCTGCCGTGACTCTTCCCAGTCCCTCCACATCACTCTGAAATAATAACCCCCAAATTCAGTAGGCAGTGGGGCCAGATACCTGGCAGAGGTTAGGGTCTAGAGAAGGACCCTTGGGGCAAGATCAAGGACAAAGGAGGCCCAGGAACTGTGGGTTTCCAAGAAGAGGTGGTGGGAGTGGGGCACTCACAAGTTCTTGTCCTTGGGGACCCAGCGGAGACCATGGTTTTCCAGGACGATGACTGGGGGCACATGAGGCTGAGGCACCAGTTTCTGATTATCCAACTGTATGGACAAGGAATGGCTGGTGAGGGTTTCAAGGACCCCACTTCCTATTTTCTCACCAAGTCCCCACCCTGAAACCCAAGCCTCACCATAATAAGTACTGCATCAGGGAAGAATTCTGCAATCCGCCCAGCGATTTTCAAGGCCAAGGGCCCAGGGCTGTGTAGAGGGAAGATCAGAGGAGTGAGTAGGTGACTAGAGATAGACCCTGTCCATCTGAGCTGGGCCTCACAGGTCTCCTAGATGAAGACACAGTGGTGGGCTTTCCCTGTAACTGGTCTGAGGGGTCAGGCCTGCTTGAAGCTTCATACACGACTGCTTAATGCTTGGGTGCTGTGGAAAACAGGTGCTCAGACTGCTGGTCAAGGTGAAAATCAAAGGTGGTCTTTTGGTAGGGTAATTTCGCATAACCACCCAGATTTAAGCAGTATACTATACATATgctgacccagaaattccacttaaGAGAATTTACTGTAATAATTGGACAGTGTGTattaacaaaaaaatggaaacaacctcaatGTTTAAGGCATGACATAAATCATGGTATATCCATCCATACTCCTACTATATAGCTGCCAGGCTAAGGTAAATCTTTAGAGATGGAAAGATGGCACATATTTACTAAGTGaggagggaaaagcaaatcaCAAAACTGTATAATTTGATCCAGATAGGGGATTCATATGTAAGTATATaactttttctatatataaggaaatttctccccccccccccccgaaattgCTGGTTGGgtttcctctgtgttctgccagcgcttggcggggaggggggtgcaccTCAGTTAAAGCCAGGTGTCAGCTTGTTACTTATACACAGCTATCCCCCCGAACCCCCACTACAGCTCCTCCAGGGATCGCCTTCATATTTCTTTATATGCCTTCACTCCAGTACTCAGCCTAGTGCCTGGTGTATATAGTACCTGCTCCTAAGCATTCGACGAAGGACAGATGGGAGGAACGACCAAGAAGGGTTCTCTTGATCCCTCATCCCATAACCCTTAGCCTTCTGCCTCTGGCTACTCCACTCACCTCTGATCGTCCAGAGCTGCATTGGCATGGTAGTACCCAGCCACTACCAGACCGGCCTGCGCGCCCCACACATCCACCTGCCGTGGGAAAGGGGCCATCAGAAACCCAATCGTGCCGCCCGCCCTGTAGGTGCGCACTGCTGCCCAGAGACCGGGGATGGGCTTGGGCTAGGGGTGTTAGGGGGTTTCCCGGTGGTCAGTGGGAGTCCAGCGACGGCACCTGGTTGAGG
Proteins encoded:
- the EMC9 gene encoding ER membrane protein complex subunit 9; translated protein: MGEVEISARAYVKMCLHAARYPHAAVNGLLLAPAPRSGECLCLTDCVPLFHSHLALSVMLEVALNQVDVWGAQAGLVVAGYYHANAALDDQSPGPLALKIAGRIAEFFPDAVLIMLDNQKLVPQPHVPPVIVLENHGLRWVPKDKNLVMWRDWEESRQMVGALLEGRAHQHLVDFDCHLDDIRQDWTNQQLNTQITQWVGPINGNT